From Triticum urartu cultivar G1812 chromosome 2, Tu2.1, whole genome shotgun sequence, a single genomic window includes:
- the LOC125533919 gene encoding uncharacterized protein LOC125533919, which translates to MADWAPVFIALVLFVLLSPGLLFQVPGKNRFLEFGNKQTSGVSVLFHAVIYFALISIFTLAVRVHVILG; encoded by the coding sequence ATGGCGGACTGGGCCCCGGTGTTCATCGCGCTGGTGCTCTTCGTGCTCCTCTCGCCGGGGCTGCTCTTCCAGGTCCCCGGCAAGAACAGGTTCCTGGAGTTCGGCAACAAGCAGACCAGCGGCGTCTCCGTGCTCTTCCACGCCGTCATCTACTTCGCCCTCATCTCCATCTTCACCCTCGCCGTCCGCGTCCACGTCATCCTTGGTTGA
- the LOC125533920 gene encoding uncharacterized protein LOC125533920 — translation MADWAPVFVGLALFILLSPGLLFQIPGKGRIVDFGSFQTSGASMLIHAVIYFALITILLLAVRVQVFLG, via the coding sequence ATGGCGGACTGGGCCCCGGTGTTCGTCGGGCTGGCGCTATTCATCCTCCTCTCGCCGGGGCTGCTGTTCCAGATCCCCGGCAAGGGCAGGATCGTGGACTTCGGCAGCTTCCAGACCAGCGGCGCCTCCATGCTCATCCACGCCGTCATCTACTTCGCCCTCATCACCATCTTGCTCCTCGCCGTCCGCGTCCAAGTCTTCCTTGGTTGA